A stretch of the Aegilops tauschii subsp. strangulata cultivar AL8/78 chromosome 4, Aet v6.0, whole genome shotgun sequence genome encodes the following:
- the LOC109784549 gene encoding deoxymugineic acid synthase 1-D yields MGAGEKTAAGMPRIGMGTAVQGPKPDPIRRAVLRAIEIGYRHFDTAAHYETEAPIGEAAAEAVRSGAVASRDELFITSKLWCSDAHRDRVVPALRQSLRNLQMEYVDLYLVHWPVSMKPGRFKAPFTAEDFVPFDMRAVWEAMEECHRLGLAKAIGVANFSCKKLETLLSFATIPPTVNQVEVNPVWQQRKLREFCRGKGIQLCAYSPLGAKGTHWGSDAVMDAGVLQEIAASRGKSVAQVCLRWVYEQGDCLIVKSFDEARMRENLEVDGWELTEEERLRIAEIPQRKINLGKRYVSEHGPYKSLEELWDGEI; encoded by the exons ATGGGCGCCGGCGAGAAGACGGCCGCGGGCATGCCGCGCATCGGCATGGGCACGGCGGTGCAGGGGCCCAAGCCGGACCCCATCCGCCGCGCCGTCCTCCGCGCCATCGAGATAGGGTACCGCCACTTCGACACGGCGGCGCACTACGAGACCGAGGCCCCCATCGGCGAGGCCGCCGCCGAGGCCGTGCGCTCCGGCGCCGTCGCCTCCCGggacgagctcttcatcacctccaagCTCTGGTGCAGCGACGCCCACCGCGACAGGGTCGTCCCCGCCCTCAGGCAGTCGCTCCG GAATCTCCAGATGGAGTACGTGGACCTGTACCTTGTCCACTGGCCGGTGTCCATGAAGCCCGGGCGGTTCAAGGCCCCCTTCACGGCCGAGGACTTCGTGCCCTTCGACATGCGGGCCGTgtgggaggccatggaggagtgCCACAGGCTGGGCCTCGCCAAGGCCATCGGCGTCGCCAATTTCTCCTGCAAGAAGCTGGAGACCCTCCTCTCCTTCGCCACCATCCCTCCCACCGTCAATCAG GTGGAGGTGAACCCGGTGTGGCAGCAGAGAAAGCTGAGGGAGTTCTGCAGGGGCAAGGGCATCCAGCTGTGCGCCTACTCGCCGCTGGGGGCCAAGGGCACGCACTGGGGCAGCGACGCCGTGATGGACGCCGGCGTCCTGCAGGAGATCGCCGCGTCCAGGGGCAAGAGCGTGGCGCAGGTGTGCCTGAGGTGGGTGTACGAGCAGGGGGACTGCCTCATCGTCAAGAGCTTCGACGAGGCCCGGATGAGGGAGAACCTGGAGGTGGACGGCTGGGAGCTCACGGAGGAGGAGCGCCTCCGGATCGCCGAGATCCCGCAGCGCAAGATCAACCTCGGCAAGCGCTACGTGTCCGAGCACGGGCCCTACAAGTCCCTCGAGGAGCTCTGGGACGGCGAGATATGA
- the LOC109784550 gene encoding transmembrane 9 superfamily member 3, whose translation MASPAARAASALLLLLALAVAGVLSDGSDHRYKLGDPVPLYANKVGPFHNPSETYRYFDLPFCSPEKVKEKSEALGEVLNGDRLVDAPYKLDFRTDHDSKAVCPKKLTKEDVAKFRNAVAKDYYFQMYYDDLPLWGFIGKVEKGGKPDPSEWKYYLYRHIIFDILYNNDRVIEINVHTDQSALVDLTEDKEVNVDFLYTVKWKETPTPFEKRMEKYSSSSNMPHHLEVHWFSIINSCVTVLLLTGFLATILMRVLKNDFVKYAHDEEAADDQEESGWKYIHGDVFRFPKNKSLFSAALGTGTQLFALTTFIFLLALVGVFYPYNRGALFTALVVIYALTSGIAGYIATSFYCQLEGTNWVRNLLLTGCLFCGPLFLTFCFLNTVAIAYSATAALPFGTICVIVLIWTLVTFPLLVLGGIAGKNSKSEFQAPCRTTKYPREIPPLPWYRTTVPQMAMAGFLPFSAIYIELYYIFASVWGHRIYTIYSILFIVFIILLIVTAFITVALTYFQLAAEDHEWWWRSFLCGGSTGFFVYGYCLYYYYARSDMSGFMQTSFFFGYMACICYAFFLMLGMVGFRAALFFVRHIYKSIKCE comes from the exons ATGGCATCGCCGGCCGCGCGCGCGGCCTCGGCGCTCCTCCTCCTGctcgccctcgccgtcgccggcgtCCTCTCCGACGGCTCCGACCACCGCTACAAGCTCGGCGACCCCGTCCCGCTCTACGCCAACAAGGTCGGCCCCTTCCACAACCCCAG CGAGACGTACCGCTACTTCGACCTCCCTTTCTGCTCCCCGG AGAAAGTGAAGGAGAAGAGCGAGGCCCTCGGCGAGGTCCTCAATGGGGATCGGTTGGTTGATGCGCCCTACAAGCTTGATTTCCGCACCGATCACGATTCCAAGGCCGTTTGCCCCAAGAAGCTTACCAAGGAGGACGTGGCCAAGTTCCGGAACGCGGTAGCCAAGGACTACTACTTCCAGATGTACTACGATGATCTCCCGCTGTGGGGTTTCATCGGTAAGGTCGAGAAGGGAGGCAAGCCTGACCCGAGCGAGTGGAAGTACTACCTCTACAGGCACATTATCTTTGACATCCTCTACAACAACGACCGTGTCATTGAGATCAATGTGCATACCGACCAGAGTGCACTGGTTGACCTGACGGAGGACAAGGAGGTTAATGTGGATTTCCTTTACACTGTCAAGTGGAAGGAGACACCTACACCATTCGAGAAGAGGATGGAGAAGTATTCCAGCTCCTCCAACATGCCGCATCACTTGGAGGTTCATTGGTTCTCCATTATAAATTCTTGTGTTACGGTCCTTCTCCTCACAGGGTTCTTGGCAACAATCCTCATGCGAGTTCTGAAGAATGATTTTGTTAA GTATGCCCATGATGAGGAAGCAGCTGATGACCAAGAAGAGTCTGGATGGAAGTATATTCACGGTGATGTCTTTCGGTTCCCCAAGAACAAGTCATTGTTTTCGGCTGCTCTTGGCACTGGAACTCAACTGTTTGCTCT AACAACCTTTATATTCCTGCTTGCACTCGTTGGAGTATTCTACCCTTACAATCGTGGTGCCCTTTTCACCGCATTGGTCGTCATCTATGCACTCACCTCAGGAATTGCTGGTTACATTGCAACCTCTTTCTATTGCCAGCTAGAGGGAACGAACTGG GTGAGGAACTTGCTACTGACAGGATGCCTGTTTTGTGGACCTCTCTTCCTGACATTCTGTTTCTTGAACACTGTTGCCATTGCTTATAGTGCAACAGCAGCATTGCCGTTCGGCACCATCTGTGTCATTGTGCTGATCTGGACCTTAGTCACATTCCCTCTACTAGTTTTGGGAGGCATTGCTGGTAAAAACAGCAAGAGTGAATTCCAGGCTCCTTGCCGTACCACCAAATACCCTAGGGAGATTCCTCCACTTCCCTGGTACCGGACAACAGTTCCGCAGATGGCTATGGCTGGATTTTTGCCTTTCAGCGCTATATATATCGAGCTCTACTACATCTTTGCTAGTGTTTGGGGCCACCGAATTTACACGATCTACAGCATTCTCTTCATAGTCTTCATCATCCTGCTTATTGTCACTGCCTTCATCACTGTTGCGCTGACATACTTCCAGCTTGCTGCTGAAGACCATGAGTGGTGGTGGAG GTCATTCCTATGCGGAGGATCAACTGGATTTTTCGTCTATGGCTACTGTCTGTACTACTACTATGCCCGATCGGATATGTCTGGGTTCATGCAGACCTCTTTCTTCTTTGGGTACATGGCGTGCATCTGCTATGCATTCTTCCTGATGCTGGGTATGGTGGGCTTCCGTGCCGCCCTGTTCTTTGTTCGGCACATATACAAGTCGATCAAGTGTGAGTAA
- the LOC109784544 gene encoding uncharacterized protein, whose product MPSWPNSNETSDADDDEYMDEYNSMQMEYFQTPDTVIDPSFSGLVVESDRKCILHRQRPGRFVAFEGTDTGRRFIGCATTDGVNCGVLEWVDAPWPVILQRCLTKLWDMYHEENLGRVQDKEAHEIEVEKLKKELDSLANQYSQLVDDVSKLFDYQDGQKSHDMDYTSQAINELKEKKHQLEEQAKIEVQMEKLKLKKEQRCILQSQADIIQNTRKAMKEIQVERDLLKEEKKKLEHVISELLKVGHGSKEKLDKIKQVVMEE is encoded by the exons ATGCCTTCCTGGCCCAACAGCAACGAGACATCCGACGCCGACGATGACGAGTACATGGATGAGTACAACAGCATGCAAATGGAGTATTTT CAAACTCCTGACACGGTGATAGATCCAAGTTTCAGTGGGCTTGTGGTTGAATCTGACCGTAAGTGCATCCTGCACAGGCAGAGACCAGGCAGGTTTGTGGCATTTGAAGGGACTGACACTGGAAGGAGATTCATTGGATGTGCTACTACG GATGGTGTGAACTGTGGTGTTCTGGAGTGGGTAGATGCCCCTTGGCCAGTAATCCTGCAGAGGTGTTTAACCAAGCTGTGGGATATGTATCATGAGGAGAACCTTGGTAGAGTCCAAGACAAAGAAGCTCATGAGATAGAGGTTGAGAAACTGAAGAAGGAGCTGGATTCTCTTGCCAATCAGTACAGTCAGCTTGTGGATGATGTATCCAAGCTGTTTGATTACCAGGATGGGCAGAAATCCCATGACATGGATTACACAAGCCAGGCAATCAATGAACTTAAGGAGAAGAAGCATCAGCTTGAGGAGCAGGCAAAGATTGAGGTTCAAATGGAGAAGCTTAAGCTGAAGAAAGAACAGAGGTGCATCCTGCAGAGTCAAgctgatatcattcaaaacaccAGGAAGGCCATGAAGGAGATACAAGTGGAGAGAGACCTCcttaaagaagagaagaagaagctggAGCATGTCATTTCTGAGCTACTGAAGGTTGGTCATGGGTCCAAGGAAAAGCTGGACAAGATCAAACAAGTTGTCATGGAGGAGTGA